The Sulfitobacter sp. SK011 genome contains the following window.
TCCCACCGCGCGGCCAGGGCCGCGATGGTGTGGGCCACAACCGCATCGTCAATCCGCGGCCCCAATTCCCGGGCCAGTTTTTTGGCCGCGGCCACAGCCCCCGGCGCACAGGAAAGATAGGGCGTGACCTCTGCCTCGATGGCCGTATCCAGATCTGCCAGTGGAACGCTGCGCGCCAGCAATCCCAGATCAACGGCTTCAGACGCGCCAAAAAGCCGCGCAGACATGAACACCCGGCGCGCCCGTCCTTCGCCCATCCGGGCAAGAACGTAAGGCCCGATGGTCGCGGGAATGATCCCCAGCCGGGTTTCAGTGAACCCCATCTTCAGGGTATCAACGCCAATTGCCACGTCGCAGACGCTTGCCATGCCAACACCACCGCCAAACGCATTGCCCTGCACCCGGCCAATCAGCGGCTTTGGCAAGGTATTGAGCGCGCCCAGCATCGCGGCCAGCTTGCCCGCTTCTTTTGACCGGGTTGCCGCATCCATATCCGCCTGATCGCGCATCCAGCCCAGATCGCCACCGGCACAAAACGACGTGCCCGCCCCGGTTAGGACAACCACACGCACGGCAGCATCAGAACCCAGCTGTGTCGCTGCCTGCGTCAGTTCTGCCAGCATCCGGGCTGACATCGCATTGTGCTTTTCCGGTCGGTTCAGCGTCAAGGTCGCGACACCGCGTCCATCCACATCCAAGCTGATTGTGTCAAACATTGTCCGCTCCTTGCGTTAATTCTGGGGGTAACCCCGGCACCGCGCGCCCGGCTCTTTGCCAATCCTCAAATATCCATACCATCCGGTCTACGAACCAGATCTTGGGCAGCATGGCCAAAGCCGTGCCAAACACCGCCCCTTCCCACCACAAACCCCAAAGGCCCCATGTCATGATGACAATGCCCGGCAACGTCAGCCACCCCAGCACCAAGGCTGCGCGCTGATGATGGGCGGGCAGCTCTGCTTTATGCTCAAGGTAAATGCGCTCGCCATAAACGCCCTTGCTCATCCAGTTATCAATGTTGTCGGGTGGCGCGAAAGCGCGCGGGTTGAACCAGATCCACGCAATCGCCACGGCAACCGCAAGCACCGCCCCCCAGCCAAGCCACACACGGCTCCAGACTGCCAGACTGAACAGTGGCAGGCCCGTGGCCATCCGGGTCCAGCCCGACCAGGGGTTCGCATGACGTGCCCAGACGACATCGTTCATGCCCATCAACCGCTCGGCCCAGGCCGCCAGTTTCATGCCGTTCGCATCATCTGAGCCATCGCTGCGGCATCATCCAGCACAGATTGGTCAAGGCCCGTCTGATAGCCAAGTGCCGTCAGATGACGGTTCACCGCCTCTGTTGCCACGTTGCCCGGCGAACCGGGGGCATATGGACAGCCTCCAAGCCCACCCACAGCCGCATCAAACACCCGCACGCCCATCGACAGCGACGCATCGATGTTGGCCATCGCCCGGCCCTTGGTGTCATGGTAATGCCCGGCCAACCGGCCCGCCGGCACCACGTCGCGCACCGCCAACAACATGCGTGCAATGCTGTCCGGGGTGCCTGCGCCAATGGTATCGCCCAGCGATATCTCGTAACATCCCATCGAAAAGAGTTTGTCGGCGACCTTTGCCACATCAGCCGGGGCAATCGGGCCATCATAGGGACATTCCACCACACACGACACATACCCGCGCACCGGGATATCAACATGCCGCGCCTCTTCAAGTATGGGTGCAAACCGTTCGAGCGATTCCGCGATACTCGCGTTGATGTTCTTTTGGCTGAACCCTTCGGAGGCGGAGCCAAAAACGGCGATCTCATCAGCACCGGCGGCCAGCGCGTCTTCGTAGCCCCGCATGTTGGGCGTCAGCGCCGCATAGCGCACGCCATCCGCGCGGGTGATCTTGGCCAGAACCTGTGCCGAACCTGCCATCTGTGGCACCCATGTCGGGCTGACAAAACTGGCGCATTCGATCCGGAAAAAACCAGCCTGCGACAGGCGATCGACCAGCGCCACCTTTTTATCTACAGAGATCTCTCGCGCTTCGTTTTGCAGACCGTCCCTTGGACCGACCTCAAAAATCTCACATGGTCCCAAACTCATCGCGTCCCCCTATTTGATCCGGCCCTTTTTTCGGACCGATATGGTCAAACCTTAACCTTGCTTCATTCGATAGGCCAAGGCGGATAAAAGTCTTTTTCGTATATCCCACCGTTTTGAGGCAGCGATTTGCCAAAACTCGCACGCTCAGTGATCCGGTCATACCATTCTGAAACCGCCGGATGCCTGTCCAAGGTCACAAAGTAGCGCGACATGTAAACCGCCTGACCCACAGAGATATCCGCCGCCGAAAACCCAGAAGTCAGCATGTAGTCGCGGTTTTCAATGGGGGTGCTGAGCCGCGCCTCAAGCGCGTCATAGCATTTGGCGACCCGCGCTGCCTCCAGCTTCATCACGATGGGGCTGCGCATGTGATCCTCGCGCAGCGCAATGTGTTGCTGTGTCAGGGCGGCCGTATGCTGGCTGATGGTCTCGGCGAAATGCACCCAGACCAGCCACGCCATCCGGTCGGGCGCATGGACCGGCCTGCCCAGCCGATCCGGGCTGAACCGTTCACATAGATATTGCGTGATTGCCCCTGTCTCAAACATCCGCTCGCCGTCGATTTCAAGTGCAGGAACCCGGCCCGCTGGCGACAGGCTGAGGTATTCAGGCTCTCGCAGGCTTTTGTCAAAGGCATGCAGTTTGACGTGAAACTCGACGTCCAACTCGTGCAACAACCACAAGGTGCGCATCGAGCGGGTTTGGGGGCTGTGGTGCAATGTGATCATAGTTTGTCCATTATAGGCCCCGTATTCCGGTATTGCGCGGATGTGCGGACCCTCATGCGGCTGCCGCTTCTTCCGCCTCCAGCCGCACCAGTGCGGCCCCTGCTTCAACCTGATCCCCCGCGGTTGCCAGCACCTCGGCCACCACACCATCGCGTGCCGCCAGCAACGAATGTTCCATCTTCATAGCCTCCAGCACCGCCAGCCTGTCGCCTTTTATCACAGCCTGACCCACCTTAGCATCAACACTTCGGACCAGACCGGGCATCGGTGCTTCGACCAGATTGCCATCGCCATGCGCGCCAGCGGCCCTTGCAAGCGGATCAATCAGGGAAAAAACCATTCCGTGATTTTCAAAGATGGTGATGGTCTGACCCGCGACCGCGACCTGCGCGGCCAATTGCCCGGCGATCTGCCACTGGCCGCCGATCCGCTCAGCGGTCACATCCTGATCGCCAACCGTCCAGATCTGCGCATCCGGTGACAGCACGCGCACCTTGATCACCTGTTCCTGATCGCCCCAGGCCAGCATCACCTGCCGTCGCAGGGGCCGCCACAGGGTCAACCCGGTCTCAGGCCCCGTTTCCAACAGCCCAAGTGCTGCCATGCCCGCCAGTGCCACATGGCGTGGCGCGATGTCAGGCACCTTGGTCAGCGCGTCAATGTCGCGGGCGATCAGCCCGGTATCGACATCGCCCTGACCGAACCCTTCATGCCCCGCCAAGGCCCCAAGGAATGCCAGATTGGTCACCGTGCCGCCCACCTGACAGCCCGCCAGCGCCGAGCGCAAACGCGACAGGGCGATCGCACGGTTTGGTCCATGCACAACGATCTTGGCAATCATCGGGTCGTAAAACGGACTGATCGTATCCCCCGCCCGCACGCCACTGTCAGCACGGCTATTCGGGGCAAATTTCAGATGCGTCAGCGTTCCGGTTGCAGGCAAGAAACCCTTTGGCACGTCCTCCGCATAAAGCCGCGCCTCAAAGGCATGGCCGGTGATGCTCAATTCGTTCTGGCGTTTCGGCAACCCGTCCCCTGCCGCCACCCGCAACTGCCATTCGACCAAATCGACACCTGTGATCATCTCTGTCACCGGATGTTCAACCTGCAACCGCGTGTTCATCTCCATGAAAAAGAACCCATCCGCGCTGAGCCCGCCGGACCCATCCACAATGAATTCAACCGTCCCGGCCCCGGCGTACCCAATGGCCTCGGCCGCCTTGACCGCGGCCTGCCCCATCGCCTCGCGCATCGTTGCGGTCATGCCCGGTGCAGGCGCTTCTTCGATCACCTTCTGATG
Protein-coding sequences here:
- a CDS encoding crotonase/enoyl-CoA hydratase family protein is translated as MFDTISLDVDGRGVATLTLNRPEKHNAMSARMLAELTQAATQLGSDAAVRVVVLTGAGTSFCAGGDLGWMRDQADMDAATRSKEAGKLAAMLGALNTLPKPLIGRVQGNAFGGGVGMASVCDVAIGVDTLKMGFTETRLGIIPATIGPYVLARMGEGRARRVFMSARLFGASEAVDLGLLARSVPLADLDTAIEAEVTPYLSCAPGAVAAAKKLARELGPRIDDAVVAHTIAALAARWETDEAAEGIGAFFDKRKAAWVT
- a CDS encoding DUF6653 family protein, whose amino-acid sequence is MKLAAWAERLMGMNDVVWARHANPWSGWTRMATGLPLFSLAVWSRVWLGWGAVLAVAVAIAWIWFNPRAFAPPDNIDNWMSKGVYGERIYLEHKAELPAHHQRAALVLGWLTLPGIVIMTWGLWGLWWEGAVFGTALAMLPKIWFVDRMVWIFEDWQRAGRAVPGLPPELTQGADNV
- a CDS encoding hydroxymethylglutaryl-CoA lyase, coding for MSLGPCEIFEVGPRDGLQNEAREISVDKKVALVDRLSQAGFFRIECASFVSPTWVPQMAGSAQVLAKITRADGVRYAALTPNMRGYEDALAAGADEIAVFGSASEGFSQKNINASIAESLERFAPILEEARHVDIPVRGYVSCVVECPYDGPIAPADVAKVADKLFSMGCYEISLGDTIGAGTPDSIARMLLAVRDVVPAGRLAGHYHDTKGRAMANIDASLSMGVRVFDAAVGGLGGCPYAPGSPGNVATEAVNRHLTALGYQTGLDQSVLDDAAAMAQMMRTA
- a CDS encoding glutathione S-transferase family protein; the protein is MITLHHSPQTRSMRTLWLLHELDVEFHVKLHAFDKSLREPEYLSLSPAGRVPALEIDGERMFETGAITQYLCERFSPDRLGRPVHAPDRMAWLVWVHFAETISQHTAALTQQHIALREDHMRSPIVMKLEAARVAKCYDALEARLSTPIENRDYMLTSGFSAADISVGQAVYMSRYFVTLDRHPAVSEWYDRITERASFGKSLPQNGGIYEKDFYPPWPIE
- a CDS encoding acetyl/propionyl/methylcrotonyl-CoA carboxylase subunit alpha is translated as MFETILIANRGEIACRVMETAQAMGVRCVAVYSDADARAKHVQMADVAVHVGGSAPADSYLKGDVIIQAALDTGAQAIHPGYGFLSENPDFVEAVEKAGLTFIGPSASAIRAMGLKDAAKALMIKAGVPVVPGYHGADQDDALLEAEADKIGYPVLIKAVAGGGGKGMRLVEKAKEFQSALASARSEAKTAFGNTDVLVEKFVSKPRHIEVQVFGDGTQAVHLFERDCSLQRRHQKVIEEAPAPGMTATMREAMGQAAVKAAEAIGYAGAGTVEFIVDGSGGLSADGFFFMEMNTRLQVEHPVTEMITGVDLVEWQLRVAAGDGLPKRQNELSITGHAFEARLYAEDVPKGFLPATGTLTHLKFAPNSRADSGVRAGDTISPFYDPMIAKIVVHGPNRAIALSRLRSALAGCQVGGTVTNLAFLGALAGHEGFGQGDVDTGLIARDIDALTKVPDIAPRHVALAGMAALGLLETGPETGLTLWRPLRRQVMLAWGDQEQVIKVRVLSPDAQIWTVGDQDVTAERIGGQWQIAGQLAAQVAVAGQTITIFENHGMVFSLIDPLARAAGAHGDGNLVEAPMPGLVRSVDAKVGQAVIKGDRLAVLEAMKMEHSLLAARDGVVAEVLATAGDQVEAGAALVRLEAEEAAAA